The following proteins are co-located in the Silene latifolia isolate original U9 population chromosome 1, ASM4854445v1, whole genome shotgun sequence genome:
- the LOC141613598 gene encoding uncharacterized protein LOC141613598, translating into MATATMATAAGAAALLYYTLNKKLQSGITEIDDDDVNGGVVDGVSSSGNGSHGLVGVDRVSTRLIRAPATWLETISTLSETLRFTYSETLGKWPIGDLAFGISFLLKRQGNLCVQDVFGGKDSLRLKGPEIVTELKYLLNLLTLCWHFSKKPFPLFLEETGFSVEDVLLQEPKAGILKPAFTVLVDHKTKCFLLLIRGTHSIKDTLTAVTGAVVPFHHSVVHEGGVSDLVLGYAHCGMLAAARWIAKLATPCLITALGEHPDYRLKIVGHSLGGGTASLLTYILREQKELSSSSCVTFAPAACMTWELAESGIDVITTIINGADLVPTFSAASVDDLRAEVTASAWLNDLRNQIEQTRILSTVYRSASALGSRLPSIASAKAKVAGAGAVLRPVSNGTQAVMRRAQSMANAALRHPKMLTSWSCIGPRRNGNTIPSDGLEHSSESSPTNAETSEALIASSDSLELPESSMGPDWNPEIGCSYSDARDLQNELEVDIADGEVLTPNHRNEDLTNEVELWHQLEHELYDLDEGNQADVEKKIREEEEAALQEVGATQPEGSATEVKEVHRFYPAGKIIHIMTLQQEDEGSVSSTDSEERESVELEVGIFRTPRELYSKLRLSHSMIKDHFMPVYRRQIEKLIRDLEKDDSNGSRYSEGSGVVL; encoded by the exons ATGGCGACAGCAACGATGGCGACAGCAGCAGGAGCAGCTGCGTTATTATATTATACTTTGAATAAGAAATTACAGTCTGGTATTACtgaaattgatgatgatgatgttaatgGAGGTGTTGTTGACGGTGTTAGTAGTAGTGGTAATGGTAGTCATGGTTTGGTGGGAGTTGATAGGGTTTCTACACGGCTTATTCGAGCTCCGGCTACTTGGTTGGAGACGATTTCTACGTTGTCGGAGACGCTTCGGTTTACGTATTCTGAGACTTTAGGGAAATGGCCTATTGGTGATTTGGCTTTTGGGATTAGTTTCCTCTTGAAGAGGCAG GGAAATTTGTGCGTACAAGATGTATTTGGAGGAAAAGACAGTCTACGGTTGAAGGGACCTGAAATAGTAACCGAGCtaaaatatcttttaaatttATTAACATTGTGCTGGCATTTCTCAAAGAAGCCGTTCCCATTATTCTTGGAGGAAACTGGCTTTAGTGTCGAAGATGTCCTCCTTCAGGAGCCCAAAGCTGGG ATTTTGAAGCCTGCTTTTACTGTTCTTGTGGATCACAAAACGAAGTGTTTTTTGTTGCTGATTCGGGGAACCCACAGTATTAAGGACACACTGACAGCTGTAACTGGAGCAGTCGTACCATTTCATCATTCTGTTGTACATGAAGGAGGAGTTAGCGATTTAGTATTAGGATATGCTCACTGTGGAATGCTTGCAGCTGCTCGATGGATTGCTAAGCTAGCAACACCGTGTCTCATTACAGCTCTTGGTGAACATCCTGATTATAGATTAAAG ATTGTAGGGCACTCTCTTGGCGGAGGCACAGCATCTCTACTGACGTATATACTACGTGAACAGAAGGAACTATCCTCCAGTTCTTGTGTTACATTTGCTCCAG CTGCTTGTATGACATGGGAGCTGGCCGAGTCAGGCATCGATGTAATTACTACTATTATCAATGGAGCCGATTTAGTCCCTACCTTCTCAGCTGCATCAGTAGATGATCTACGTGCGGAG GTAACAGCGTCTGCTTGGTTAAATGATTTGAGGAATCAGATTGAGCAGACAAGGATTCTGAGCACCGTTTACCGATCTGCATCAGCTTTAGGGTCTCGTCTTCCATCAATCGCCAGTGCTAAAGCAAAAGTTGCTGGGGCTGGTGCTGTTCTCCGGCCTGTTTCTAATGGCACTCAG GCTGTCATGAGAAGAGCCCAGAGCATGGCCAATGCAGCATTGAGGCATCCTAAAATGCTCACATcatggtcatgcattggcccacGACGTAATGGCAATACTATTCCATCAGATGGGCTAGAACATTCCTCTGAATCCTCACCCACCAATGCCGAAACTTCCGAAGCACTTATTGCATCATCTGACTCTTTGGAGCTCCCAGAATCATCAATGGGACCAGACTGGAACCCTGAGATTGGGTGTTCTTATTCAGATGCAAGAGATCTTCAAAATGAGTTAGAGGTTGATATTGCCGATGGAGAGGTCCTAACCCCGAATCATAGAAACGAAGATCTCACGAATGAAGTCGAATTGTGGCATCAACTTGAGCATGAGCTTTATGATCTAGACGAAGGGAACCAGGCTGACGTGgagaagaaaataagagaagaggAAGAAGCCGCCTTGCAAGAGGTGGGAGCAACACAACCAGAAGGTTCAGCAACTGAAGTTAAGGAAGTCCATAGATTTTACCCGGCAGGAAAAATTATACACATTATGACTCTTCAACAGGAGGATGAAGGCAGTGTGTCATCAACCGATAGTGAAGAGAGAGAGTCAGTAGAGTTGGAAGTCGGAATATTCCGCACTCCGAGGGAGTTGTACAGTAAATTAAGGCTTTCACACAGTATGATCAAAGATCACTTCATGCCTGTATATAGAAGACAGATCGAAAAGCTCATCCGGGACCTTGAAAAGGATGATTCCAATGGTAGCCGCTATAGCGAAGGAAGTGGAGTGGTTTTATAA